One segment of Thermoanaerobacter kivui DNA contains the following:
- the nikR gene encoding nickel-responsive transcriptional regulator NikR gives MIGLEEITRFGVSMESKLLYQFDELIKKKNYNNRSEAIRDLIRDFIVENQWEAEDVETMGTITYVFNHEMREISDKLTDIQHKHYKNIISTMHVHLDEHNCLEVMVVKGTSKEIIKIADEIISTKGVKHGKLAMTTTGENL, from the coding sequence GTGATAGGTCTGGAGGAAATAACTCGTTTTGGTGTTTCAATGGAATCAAAGCTTCTTTATCAATTTGACGAACTAATAAAGAAAAAAAATTACAACAATCGATCTGAAGCCATAAGAGATTTAATAAGGGATTTCATAGTAGAAAATCAGTGGGAAGCAGAAGATGTAGAGACTATGGGGACAATTACATATGTCTTTAACCATGAAATGAGGGAAATAAGCGACAAACTAACTGACATACAGCATAAACATTACAAAAATATAATCTCCACAATGCATGTCCACTTGGATGAGCATAATTGTCTTGAAGTAATGGTGGTAAAAGGCACTTCAAAGGAAATTATAAAAATTGCAGATGAAATAATAAGCACAAAAGGGGTAAAACATGGGAAATTGGCGATGACAACAACAGGAGAAAATTTGTAA
- a CDS encoding aminotransferase class IV has product MSFYYSKFGLVPFETIYYEDGDAYFLYEHFKRLKRGFFVLKTSFELQYEDFRSQIIRYILNNGSKFGGISTFFDGQKLLIEKKEISYSRNLYEKGLDIVVSKVFKDSKNILNYIKTFNMGLNYIEDKRAKEKGYDTCLFLNQRGFICEAAFANIFFRKGNLILTPRLSSGILPGVTRKKVIEKAVTLGYEVKKCYLKLEDVAEMEESFVTSSIGGVFPIRRIENVHFESREFAEKVNACEYFKRPWNF; this is encoded by the coding sequence ATGAGTTTCTATTATAGTAAATTTGGATTAGTTCCTTTTGAGACAATTTATTACGAAGATGGAGATGCATATTTTTTATATGAACACTTTAAAAGGCTAAAAAGGGGCTTTTTTGTCTTAAAAACTTCTTTTGAGCTTCAGTATGAGGATTTTCGAAGCCAGATTATAAGATATATTTTGAATAATGGAAGCAAGTTTGGTGGTATTAGTACGTTTTTTGATGGTCAGAAGCTTTTGATTGAAAAGAAAGAAATATCATACAGTAGGAATTTATACGAAAAAGGACTTGATATTGTAGTATCTAAGGTTTTTAAAGATTCAAAAAACATATTGAACTATATAAAGACTTTCAATATGGGCTTGAATTATATCGAAGATAAAAGGGCAAAAGAAAAAGGGTATGATACATGCCTATTTTTAAACCAGAGAGGATTTATTTGTGAAGCGGCTTTTGCAAACATATTTTTTAGAAAAGGGAATTTGATTTTAACCCCTCGACTATCATCAGGCATACTTCCAGGGGTTACAAGAAAAAAAGTGATTGAAAAAGCTGTGACTTTAGGGTATGAGGTAAAAAAATGTTACCTAAAGCTAGAGGATGTAGCCGAGATGGAAGAAAGTTTTGTAACAAGCAGTATAGGGGGAGTGTTTCCAATAAGGAGAATTGAGAATGTTCATTTTGAAAGTAGGGAATTTGCAGAGAAGGTAAATGCTTGTGAATACTTTAAAAGACCGTGGAATTTTTAG
- the pabB gene encoding aminodeoxychorismate synthase component I translates to MIDKMVIMDKLIEPFRVFYNLNKDYSVLLESNLLDDRFGRYSFVFVNPKEIFLCHDQDDVFEFLDVLTRRMVERRSPSPFIFNGGFAGYLSYNFGVDLFGVERKRDFSATYKAFFGYYEDYIIFDHFDKKTYVCLSERDDLEKIYELENEDNFDGFRIVPPVVNEVVCNFEKEEYKQSICKIREYIYEGDVYQVNLSQQFKFIGKFDPMFLYSILRKRNYGAYHAFVKLDKSNIVSTSPELFLQKRDDVIITRPIKGTVRRGKDHKEDEYLKNLLYNDEKCRSELLMIVDLERNDFAKICKPYSICVEKLFEVEEYSTVFHLVSTIKGELNRGIDFGDIIRATFPGGSITGAPKLNSIKIIEELEKTPRGVYTGSIGYVSNNFNMDFNIAIRTMIIEGNQAYYNVGGGIVWDSNEEEEYKETLYKGKPLYDILTNNQNSIKI, encoded by the coding sequence ATGATTGACAAAATGGTTATAATGGACAAATTGATAGAGCCTTTTAGAGTTTTTTATAATCTTAATAAGGACTATTCTGTGCTGCTTGAAAGCAATCTCCTTGACGATAGGTTTGGTCGCTATTCGTTCGTATTTGTAAATCCAAAAGAGATTTTTTTATGCCACGACCAAGATGACGTTTTTGAGTTTTTGGATGTGCTGACAAGGAGGATGGTGGAAAGAAGATCACCTTCCCCTTTTATATTCAATGGCGGGTTTGCAGGCTATCTTTCTTACAACTTCGGTGTTGATCTGTTTGGTGTGGAAAGAAAAAGAGATTTTTCTGCCACTTATAAAGCCTTTTTTGGTTATTATGAAGACTATATAATATTTGACCATTTTGACAAAAAGACTTATGTTTGTCTATCAGAAAGGGATGATTTGGAAAAGATATATGAGTTAGAAAACGAAGATAACTTCGATGGGTTCAGAATTGTCCCACCTGTTGTCAATGAGGTTGTTTGCAATTTTGAAAAAGAGGAATATAAGCAAAGCATCTGCAAGATTAGAGAATATATATATGAAGGAGATGTTTATCAGGTAAACTTGTCCCAGCAGTTTAAATTTATTGGCAAATTTGACCCCATGTTTCTTTATTCTATTTTAAGAAAAAGGAACTATGGAGCATACCATGCCTTTGTCAAACTTGACAAAAGTAATATTGTCTCCACATCCCCTGAGCTTTTTTTGCAAAAAAGGGATGATGTCATAATTACAAGGCCTATAAAGGGGACGGTAAGAAGGGGAAAGGACCATAAAGAGGATGAGTATTTAAAAAACCTGCTTTATAATGATGAAAAGTGCAGGTCCGAACTTCTTATGATTGTTGACCTTGAGAGAAATGATTTTGCTAAGATTTGTAAGCCTTATTCTATTTGTGTGGAAAAGCTTTTTGAGGTGGAGGAGTATTCTACCGTTTTTCACCTTGTTTCCACAATAAAGGGTGAATTAAATAGAGGGATTGACTTTGGGGATATAATAAGAGCTACATTCCCCGGTGGATCTATAACCGGTGCACCAAAACTGAATTCCATCAAGATAATTGAAGAATTAGAAAAAACACCAAGGGGAGTTTATACAGGTTCAATAGGTTATGTTTCGAACAACTTCAACATGGATTTTAACATTGCAATAAGAACTATGATAATAGAAGGCAATCAAGCATATTACAATGTTGGAGGCGGAATAGTTTGGGATTCAAATGAGGAGGAAGAGTATAAAGAGACCCTCTACAAAGGAAAGCCTCTTTATGACATCTTAACAAACAACCAAAATTCAATAAAAATTTGA
- a CDS encoding anthranilate synthase component II, with amino-acid sequence MILIVDNYDSFTYNLYNYFLRLKEDTIVKNRDEVDIDFIKSLNPSHIVLSPGPGRPTDDKILLDIIEVFKDKKKILGVCLGHQAIGVYFGAKLVKALKPMHGIVDDIEHDGMGIYRDLNNPLKVTRYHSLILSQDGFPHDNLKITAINKKGEIMGIRHKKYAIEGVQFHPESIATEEGLLMLKNFLEGEN; translated from the coding sequence GTGATTCTTATTGTGGATAATTACGACTCATTTACTTATAATTTGTATAACTACTTTTTAAGGCTCAAAGAAGACACTATTGTAAAAAACAGGGATGAGGTGGATATAGATTTTATAAAAAGCCTCAATCCTTCACACATTGTTTTATCACCGGGGCCTGGAAGGCCGACAGATGATAAAATTCTATTGGATATAATTGAGGTCTTCAAGGATAAAAAGAAGATACTTGGTGTATGCTTGGGACATCAGGCTATTGGGGTTTATTTTGGGGCAAAGCTTGTAAAAGCCCTAAAGCCTATGCATGGCATAGTTGATGATATTGAGCATGATGGTATGGGAATTTACCGTGATTTGAATAATCCTCTTAAAGTGACAAGATATCACTCACTTATTCTTTCTCAAGATGGCTTTCCACATGATAATCTAAAGATAACCGCTATTAACAAAAAAGGTGAAATAATGGGAATAAGGCATAAAAAGTATGCTATTGAAGGAGTGCAATTTCATCCCGAGTCGATTGCGACCGAAGAAGGACTTTTGATGCTCAAAAATTTTTTGGAAGGTGAGAATTGA
- the cobS gene encoding adenosylcobinamide-GDP ribazoletransferase, with protein MREFKRLLICISFSTRFPVNIGYVETEEMSASSFYYGTVGLIIGLFEYTIYFIMHLLFPKDVSILSAMFFVQLFTSFMNLDGLTDTCDGILSGRSNREKIFEIMKDSRIGVVGTAVVVFTILFKYKFYSVFSENFNEKVILIAFILVEMLSKASVYPSFLASHPAHSGSRLGSLFLGKMSKKRFIFAFFITIMVSFLVGKFLGIALCFAAFLYGFIAMKLFERQLGGMTGDVLGFIVETSQCILLSLMYILILYNRVIL; from the coding sequence ATGAGAGAATTCAAAAGATTGTTGATTTGCATATCATTTTCTACACGATTTCCAGTAAATATTGGATATGTTGAAACAGAGGAGATGTCAGCTTCTTCTTTTTATTACGGGACGGTGGGCCTTATCATTGGTCTTTTTGAGTATACTATCTATTTTATAATGCACTTGCTGTTTCCCAAAGATGTATCAATACTTTCTGCCATGTTTTTTGTGCAACTTTTCACATCTTTTATGAATTTAGATGGCCTTACGGATACCTGTGATGGTATATTAAGTGGGAGATCAAATAGGGAAAAGATATTTGAGATTATGAAGGATAGTAGAATAGGTGTTGTAGGAACCGCTGTTGTAGTGTTTACTATACTTTTTAAATATAAATTTTACAGTGTATTTAGCGAAAATTTTAATGAAAAAGTTATACTCATTGCTTTTATATTAGTGGAAATGCTTTCAAAAGCTTCGGTATATCCAAGTTTTCTGGCTTCTCATCCTGCACATTCAGGTAGTAGATTAGGAAGTCTTTTTTTAGGAAAGATGAGCAAGAAAAGATTTATTTTTGCTTTTTTTATAACAATTATGGTTTCCTTTTTGGTTGGTAAATTTTTAGGTATTGCACTCTGTTTTGCAGCTTTTTTATATGGCTTTATCGCAATGAAATTGTTTGAGAGACAATTAGGCGGCATGACAGGAGATGTATTAGGATTTATTGTTGAAACATCGCAATGCATTTTGCTAAGTTTAATGTATATTTTGATTTTATACAACAGAGTAATTTTGTGA
- a CDS encoding GHMP family kinase ATP-binding protein, whose product MPTCVIATAQGTCGEFVQGMVKGKELLVSCPIDIKSYAKVFFKKNGKILYEKARKTVLKTLEFINEDKNLIHSIGVEISSEIPHAKGMGSSTADISAVAVATAMLFGKVLKDEDIANICTAVEPTNSTIFDVLTLFDSNNGKYIEKLGPPPHMKVLVLEGKDRINTIEFKSKRKEVFCVEKEVMILKEGVREANGFLIGLASTKSAHKNQKILEKPYFEEIVETSNSFGAYGVCVSHTGSAIGILMDDAKVDVQKVERFFKIKFSSNYYKVYLKNVVCLAPEILHVK is encoded by the coding sequence ATGCCAACATGTGTTATTGCAACAGCGCAAGGTACATGCGGAGAGTTTGTACAAGGAATGGTGAAAGGAAAAGAGCTTCTTGTGTCTTGTCCTATCGACATAAAAAGCTATGCGAAAGTTTTTTTTAAGAAAAATGGAAAGATATTATATGAAAAGGCAAGAAAAACCGTACTAAAAACATTAGAATTTATCAATGAGGATAAGAATTTGATTCACAGCATTGGAGTTGAAATAAGCTCAGAAATTCCTCACGCAAAGGGGATGGGAAGTAGTACAGCAGACATATCAGCAGTGGCAGTAGCAACTGCTATGTTATTCGGTAAGGTTTTGAAAGATGAAGATATAGCGAATATATGCACAGCTGTTGAACCAACAAACAGCACCATATTTGATGTGCTCACACTTTTTGATTCAAATAATGGTAAATATATAGAAAAACTCGGGCCGCCGCCTCATATGAAAGTGCTTGTTCTTGAAGGGAAAGATAGAATAAATACAATTGAATTTAAAAGCAAAAGAAAAGAGGTTTTCTGTGTTGAAAAGGAGGTCATGATTTTAAAAGAGGGTGTGAGAGAAGCGAACGGATTTTTAATAGGTTTGGCCTCGACAAAAAGTGCACACAAGAATCAAAAGATTCTCGAAAAACCCTATTTTGAAGAGATAGTTGAAACTTCAAATTCTTTTGGAGCATATGGAGTATGTGTTTCACATACAGGAAGTGCCATTGGTATACTTATGGATGATGCGAAAGTTGATGTGCAAAAAGTGGAGAGATTTTTTAAAATTAAGTTTTCTTCCAATTATTATAAGGTATATCTTAAAAATGTAGTATGCTTAGCACCAGAAATTTTGCATGTAAAATAA
- a CDS encoding 4Fe-4S dicluster domain-containing protein translates to MYKLGKSLLKNLFKKPITEGFPKGSLPEFGENYRGFPKHVPERCIGCGICIYFCPANAIKMEDDENGKRYVIDKGKCISCKQCADACPFEAIEFLNTPIMSTFNKGDMLDITKVEFVRCQSCGELMPKPSLLAIKASQKGDKIPSYLLVCPKCRRL, encoded by the coding sequence ATGTATAAACTGGGTAAATCACTTCTTAAAAATCTTTTTAAAAAGCCAATTACCGAAGGATTTCCGAAAGGTTCTTTACCTGAATTTGGAGAGAACTACAGAGGTTTTCCTAAGCATGTTCCTGAAAGATGTATTGGTTGCGGTATATGTATATATTTTTGCCCAGCGAATGCTATAAAAATGGAGGATGATGAAAATGGGAAAAGATATGTTATAGATAAGGGCAAATGTATTTCATGCAAGCAGTGTGCAGATGCATGCCCTTTTGAAGCTATTGAATTTCTGAACACACCAATAATGTCTACTTTCAATAAAGGCGATATGTTGGACATAACAAAAGTTGAATTCGTAAGATGTCAATCTTGTGGTGAATTGATGCCAAAGCCATCTTTGCTTGCGATAAAAGCTTCTCAAAAAGGGGATAAAATACCTTCATATCTTTTAGTATGTCCTAAATGTAGAAGACTTTAA
- a CDS encoding respiratory chain complex I subunit 1 family protein produces MRGLLAMFIYPGLLFAILLGGCMEGFRRKVKARMQLRQGPPLLQPFYDIGKLLSKQIVKPKGISNFLYYFIPFIGIISLLLAFVSFPLPFHYQKDMHTIKTSFDMIIILYLLEIPLISQILFGYATRSPYGLVGSSRAVQMLFYYNIPLLIIITAIAFLAKPIPSFNLMTIAKTTWSGTDMLIKILTLPIFLMCMQAEVKLNPFSISNAETEILEGPIVEASGLVLFMFEIMHYLELTAVALLFSMLYLPVLLVPPTVSLLMIILSSFLLVFLMTFFETITARLRLAQFTAIYFKVLFPLSVVVLLLSYLL; encoded by the coding sequence ATGAGAGGACTGTTAGCAATGTTTATTTACCCTGGTTTGTTATTTGCGATTTTACTTGGGGGTTGTATGGAGGGTTTCCGAAGAAAAGTAAAGGCGAGGATGCAGTTAAGACAAGGACCTCCTCTTTTACAGCCATTTTATGATATTGGGAAGCTTTTATCCAAACAGATTGTAAAGCCAAAGGGGATTTCTAATTTTCTATATTATTTCATTCCATTTATAGGTATTATATCCCTATTATTAGCTTTTGTGTCTTTTCCTTTACCTTTTCATTATCAGAAAGATATGCATACTATTAAGACTTCTTTTGATATGATAATTATATTATATCTTTTAGAAATACCTTTAATTTCGCAAATACTTTTTGGGTATGCTACCAGGTCCCCATATGGACTCGTAGGTTCTTCAAGGGCTGTTCAGATGCTCTTTTATTACAATATACCATTACTTATAATTATAACTGCAATTGCTTTTTTAGCAAAGCCAATACCATCGTTTAATTTAATGACCATTGCTAAAACTACATGGTCAGGTACGGATATGCTTATAAAGATTTTAACCTTACCCATATTTCTAATGTGTATGCAGGCAGAAGTAAAATTGAATCCTTTTTCTATATCAAATGCCGAAACCGAGATTTTAGAAGGTCCTATAGTAGAAGCATCAGGATTGGTATTATTTATGTTTGAAATAATGCATTATCTGGAATTGACAGCTGTTGCCTTACTATTTTCTATGCTGTATTTGCCTGTTTTATTAGTTCCTCCAACAGTTAGTTTGTTGATGATTATTCTATCATCCTTTTTGCTTGTATTTTTAATGACTTTTTTTGAAACAATAACTGCAAGATTGCGTCTTGCTCAATTTACTGCTATCTATTTTAAAGTGCTCTTTCCGTTATCTGTTGTTGTGTTATTGTTGAGTTACTTATTATAA
- a CDS encoding NADH-quinone oxidoreductase subunit B family protein, with protein sequence MLEHFREKSPWVYHMNTGSCNGCDIEIMALFSSKYDVERLGIKMVGSPRHADILLLTGPVTARSKEPLLKVYEMIPDPKVVVAIGCCAISGGVFNGGYSIVGPADKFIPVDVYIGGCSAHPNAIIEGLMKAIKIFKELRKE encoded by the coding sequence ATGCTTGAACATTTTCGAGAGAAATCTCCTTGGGTTTATCACATGAATACCGGTTCGTGCAATGGATGCGATATAGAAATTATGGCTTTATTTTCTTCTAAGTACGATGTTGAAAGATTAGGCATAAAAATGGTTGGCAGTCCAAGACATGCTGATATATTGCTTCTTACAGGTCCTGTGACAGCAAGGTCTAAAGAGCCACTTTTGAAAGTTTATGAGATGATCCCAGACCCTAAAGTGGTTGTGGCGATTGGCTGTTGTGCTATAAGCGGAGGGGTTTTTAATGGTGGATATAGCATAGTTGGTCCTGCTGACAAATTTATTCCAGTAGATGTTTATATAGGTGGATGTTCAGCACATCCAAATGCAATTATAGAGGGTTTGATGAAGGCGATAAAGATTTTCAAGGAGTTGAGAAAGGAATGA
- a CDS encoding proton-conducting transporter transmembrane domain-containing protein, which translates to MVNILSGVLIFTAIVLGCFYYKNYKQKEIILILFFILLSELYILRSEKNIFTLLLEVFSIIMFLMILKFRKSINAFKVFVFIASIYIFLSFISEIGLKYGIWFYGVLMIAVLLKLAVFPVMWWLPKLVADVDSITAAVFICLSEVVDFALLVDIMNKISNTNSGFYEKTKAALILIGILTIFIGAIMAFAEKDLKKMLAYSSIDDVGYLLIGIGIFSNMSIIASIILFTNHIIAKLGMFLITDKLERLAGTLDMEKLGGEAQRFPFGAVSFLTFALTLIGVPFFPGFTGKYLIYLSGLKESVWLSLGMILGSIITLVYYIRAYHNVFLGTCKVEVKKFKKDLSDFVLIIMAIFIVGAGIFVSLPILLLNLDGLTHLLGRL; encoded by the coding sequence ATGGTGAATATATTATCCGGTGTGCTTATTTTTACGGCAATAGTTTTAGGATGCTTTTATTACAAAAACTATAAGCAAAAAGAGATTATCTTAATCTTGTTTTTCATTCTTTTATCAGAATTATACATTTTAAGATCGGAGAAAAATATCTTTACATTACTGCTTGAAGTTTTTTCTATAATTATGTTTTTGATGATTCTCAAATTTAGAAAGTCTATAAATGCTTTTAAAGTGTTTGTTTTTATAGCAAGTATTTATATCTTTCTTTCTTTTATCTCTGAAATAGGATTAAAATACGGGATATGGTTTTATGGTGTTTTGATGATTGCCGTTTTACTAAAACTTGCAGTATTTCCCGTAATGTGGTGGCTTCCGAAGCTTGTGGCAGATGTGGATTCAATTACTGCAGCGGTTTTTATATGTCTTTCTGAGGTAGTTGATTTTGCTCTGCTCGTGGATATTATGAATAAGATCAGTAATACAAACAGTGGCTTTTATGAAAAAACTAAAGCAGCGTTGATTTTGATAGGAATTTTGACCATATTTATTGGAGCTATAATGGCATTTGCAGAGAAAGATTTAAAAAAGATGCTTGCATATTCTTCTATTGATGATGTAGGATATCTTTTGATCGGCATTGGAATCTTTTCAAATATGAGCATAATAGCTTCAATTATCCTTTTTACAAATCATATTATAGCCAAGTTGGGTATGTTTCTTATTACCGATAAACTGGAAAGATTGGCAGGGACGCTTGATATGGAAAAGCTCGGTGGAGAAGCTCAAAGGTTTCCTTTTGGAGCAGTTTCTTTTCTTACCTTTGCTCTGACATTAATAGGGGTACCCTTTTTTCCTGGATTTACAGGCAAGTACTTGATATACCTGTCAGGTTTAAAAGAGAGTGTATGGCTTTCATTAGGTATGATATTGGGAAGTATAATCACCCTTGTTTATTACATTAGAGCTTATCACAATGTATTCTTGGGAACATGTAAGGTGGAAGTGAAAAAATTTAAAAAAGATTTATCTGATTTTGTTCTTATTATCATGGCTATCTTTATAGTTGGAGCAGGTATTTTTGTAAGTCTACCGATTTTGCTTCTCAATTTGGATGGTTTAACTCATCTTTTGGGGAGGTTATAA
- a CDS encoding NADH-quinone oxidoreductase subunit 5 family protein produces MQARSTDKSRKIKGMDVMLLAISVGILFLGALLSVIFYKINSARFHGTLSILTSFISLVGIVYSLLDVLKGKETVTKISISPALESVNFDLILKADGLNMFFALFGAFVSFCVIIYATQYMEHEKEGLPRFFAFTQLFVGAYTGLVLSDNLIWSYIFFELTGLCSYQLIGFWYKRDISSFSAKKAYLMTHIAGYGFLFVVIFVSFLTRGNTIISELINYNLGKYENLILVGLLIAVIAKSVQWPLYTWIPYAMNAPTPVSALLHAACLVKAGVYLLIRFYSVTGPYSIDWKTFIAYLGMLSSLVGVLYALKQSDFKKLLAFHTVSQIGYMVSGIGIGTPIAIAAGLFHVLNHSLFKSLLFLVAGILQHATGSRDISEMGGLSKRLPKTAAVFMIGAASISGLPGFNGYVSKWMFYTASIQAGFPVIAAIGLIASTLTTISFLKVMNTAFYGKLPKKYERIDEKDYRVMIFSSGLLSVPCIVIGVFPQLVIKYLLIPALKAVNLNYGESQFQLYNYGILLKQQANYPATLMAFWAVVAVFIGFLIYVLFLKRYGSIKEAEVFTGGEAEESLNLTADDFVVEIENRMETFYKYSDPDRYFNIANKWISKAFYKSYDLCATLEKKGWSVALIIGCCVLALIIFCI; encoded by the coding sequence ATGCAAGCCAGGAGCACTGATAAAAGTCGAAAAATAAAGGGGATGGATGTTATGCTTTTAGCCATTTCTGTTGGAATACTTTTTTTAGGTGCTTTGTTATCAGTTATTTTTTATAAAATTAACAGTGCAAGATTTCATGGCACATTAAGCATTTTAACATCATTTATATCTTTAGTTGGGATAGTATATAGTCTATTGGATGTATTAAAAGGGAAAGAAACAGTTACAAAGATAAGTATAAGTCCTGCTTTAGAAAGTGTAAATTTCGATTTGATATTGAAGGCTGATGGACTCAATATGTTTTTTGCACTATTTGGGGCTTTCGTAAGTTTCTGTGTTATTATATATGCAACTCAGTACATGGAACATGAAAAAGAGGGTTTACCTAGGTTTTTTGCTTTTACGCAGCTTTTTGTGGGGGCATATACAGGTCTTGTTTTAAGTGATAATCTAATATGGTCGTACATATTCTTTGAGCTGACAGGTTTGTGTTCTTATCAATTGATTGGATTCTGGTATAAAAGGGATATTTCAAGCTTTTCTGCTAAAAAGGCTTATCTTATGACACACATAGCAGGCTATGGTTTTCTTTTTGTAGTAATATTTGTGTCTTTTTTGACAAGGGGAAACACAATTATATCAGAACTTATTAATTATAACCTAGGGAAATATGAAAATTTGATATTGGTAGGATTATTGATTGCTGTTATAGCAAAATCTGTTCAATGGCCTCTATATACATGGATACCATATGCTATGAATGCACCTACACCTGTAAGTGCACTTTTACATGCGGCTTGTCTTGTCAAAGCTGGCGTATATCTTTTAATTCGATTCTATTCAGTAACAGGACCTTACTCTATTGATTGGAAAACTTTTATAGCTTATTTAGGTATGCTATCTTCTCTTGTAGGTGTGCTTTATGCACTAAAACAAAGTGATTTTAAAAAACTTCTTGCTTTTCATACTGTTAGTCAAATAGGTTATATGGTTTCTGGAATAGGCATCGGTACCCCTATTGCAATTGCTGCAGGTCTTTTTCATGTGCTTAATCATAGTCTTTTTAAATCGCTTTTATTTCTTGTAGCTGGGATTCTTCAACATGCTACAGGAAGTAGAGATATTTCTGAAATGGGTGGACTTTCCAAAAGGCTTCCTAAAACAGCGGCAGTTTTTATGATAGGAGCTGCTTCCATTTCTGGTCTTCCTGGTTTTAATGGATATGTGAGCAAATGGATGTTTTATACTGCATCCATTCAGGCAGGTTTTCCTGTTATAGCGGCTATAGGTCTCATTGCCAGCACGCTTACTACTATTTCATTTTTAAAGGTTATGAATACAGCATTTTATGGGAAATTGCCAAAAAAGTATGAAAGAATAGATGAAAAAGATTACAGAGTAATGATTTTTTCGTCAGGACTATTATCAGTTCCTTGCATTGTAATTGGAGTTTTTCCTCAATTAGTGATAAAGTATTTATTAATTCCAGCTTTAAAAGCTGTTAATTTGAACTATGGAGAGTCGCAGTTTCAGTTATATAATTACGGAATACTTTTAAAGCAACAAGCTAACTATCCTGCAACATTAATGGCATTTTGGGCAGTAGTGGCGGTGTTTATTGGTTTTCTAATATATGTGTTATTCTTAAAACGATATGGTAGCATAAAAGAAGCAGAGGTATTTACAGGAGGGGAAGCCGAAGAATCATTAAATCTTACTGCAGATGATTTTGTGGTTGAGATTGAAAACAGAATGGAAACCTTTTACAAATACTCTGATCCTGATAGATATTTCAATATAGCTAATAAATGGATATCGAAAGCTTTTTATAAATCATATGACTTGTGTGCTACATTAGAGAAAAAAGGTTGGAGTGTTGCTTTAATTATAGGGTGTTGTGTGTTAGCTTTAATAATATTCTGTATCTAA
- a CDS encoding 4Fe-4S dicluster domain-containing protein, translating to MLHLRIKADPTKCIGCRACEKMCMKVHGSDAPRIFISKKDEKNKINICTQCGICAKVCPVGAIIKVDKAFVIDPSVCVGCKMCYYLCPFGVIEMVNVADRYIDMVAQKCDLCKDRGFEPACVKVCKPGALIKVEK from the coding sequence GTGTTGCATTTGAGAATCAAGGCAGATCCGACAAAATGCATAGGATGTAGAGCATGTGAAAAGATGTGCATGAAAGTACATGGTTCAGATGCTCCTCGGATTTTCATTTCCAAAAAGGACGAAAAGAACAAAATAAATATATGCACACAATGCGGAATTTGTGCAAAAGTTTGTCCCGTAGGTGCTATAATCAAGGTTGATAAAGCTTTTGTTATAGACCCATCTGTTTGTGTTGGCTGCAAAATGTGTTATTATTTATGTCCCTTTGGTGTTATCGAAATGGTCAATGTTGCTGATAGATACATTGATATGGTTGCACAAAAGTGTGATTTATGCAAAGACAGAGGTTTTGAACCAGCCTGTGTAAAAGTATGCAAGCCAGGAGCACTGATAAAAGTCGAAAAATAA